The DNA window TAAATATTTTAATTATAATTTCTGACTTTACTGTTATTCAGCACGCTACTCTTAAACCGTTTAAGTTTTAAAACGTTTAGACTGGTATGTATTAAGTTACTATTATTCAACTTTTTGATAACATACTTTTAAAAGTATCTAATTTTTCTACCAAAAAAAAGAACTCGGCAACATTCATGGGATTTCTTCAACGTTCTAAAGATCTCATTGTTAAAAACACCcagacaaccaacattctattcactgtaaaaaaaatatttaaaaaagacaGTTTTACACATCAGCTACATTGACCACCTTCCCAAGAAGTTTAACAAACTTAGTGGGTGTGGAATCTTAGTCTACTTCTCTGGTTTTCACATCTAAAATCATAACAGAAATATCTTATACCGATCAAACGTTATTAGCTGTTTTTGTAACCGCTTTGACTACATTAAAGAAATCACTGTCAGTTTGACCACTTTCCCGACTAGTTAGAGCCCATTATATAGAGCGTTAAATCTTATTCTGCTTTTCAAATTTTTACATCAGAACACTTCTTCCACTACcacaaataattttaaaaagctaaCTCAAGTCCCAACATTTTTCTTCATGGTGAGTTAAGCATCATCAAAATAGATTTGATGAAAATTATTTGGATTTACCTGTTTATTTGACTCTGTTGATGATGGTGATCCCTCTCTTGCCTGTCCAGGTATTGCCCAGTCCCTTGGCACAGACACCCCCTTCACAGCCATGGCCGGCAGTGAGATTTTCTCTCTGGAGATGAGCAAGACCGAGGCCCTCAGCCAGGCCTTCAGGAAAGCCATCGGAGTCCGGATCAAGTGAGTTCAGGCTTCTTCTCAGTTTACTTTATTGGCCTAATTTAGGAATTTGTCGTGTTTTAAGTTAACAATCAACATTTATATACCATAGTGTGTGAGAACGAGGGAATGGAGTATACATTAGTATTTCGTTTTGGTATGTTTTTGTTCTCAAATTAATTGATATTCATGGCGTGTGTTTGCAGAGAGGAGACTGAGATCATTGAAGGAGAAGTGGTGGAGATTCAGATTGACAGACCAGCCACTGGAACGGTGAGTTCTGACTCAGCCcccctctcagctctctctctgtgctctgtcTCCCTATGTTTAGTGTGAGTCATACTCATAAGGTGTATATTGGAGAGATGTACTGATGGTCCAATTGAATTTTAGTCTGTGATTGTCTTCTAATAAGACTCTCAATCCTTTAGAGAGACAGATTGGTGATAAGAGAGAAACGGGTCACTTAGTATTTAATTTAACAGCAGCAGCCTTATTATAGATGCGTATCACCGTGAAAGGATATTCATTTTAGGGAGTTGATAATATGATTTCTGGTTTGGAATATTTTGACTACACAATGTGTATCACCGTGAAAGTTATTTAAACTTGTGTTCTTTCGTTGCTCAATACATCACACAGCGGCAGAGTTTTTAGCACACTTGAGTTTAAAGTATCAAACTAAATGTTTTGTCACATATACCATCTTTCCCACTTCCCAGTACACTTTCTAACCTGTTGTTGCTGCTTGTAGGGTGCTAAAGTGGGTAAGCTGACCCTGAAGACTACAGAGATGGAGACTATCTATGACCTGGGCAGTAAGATGATCGAGAGCCTCAGTAAAGAACGAGTTCAGGCAGGGTGAGTTCTTCTAAAGTGTAGTACACACATCATCCACTAAGGGCTGTAGTACACGCTCATCACTGAGACCTAACAAATAAAACAGCATTTGCTATTGGACAGGTCCGGGTAGACCCTCCCGGTTTTGGTCGGTTTTCCTTCACTTGGTGCCTAATGAGCACGATAAAGATCTTTATTCTGCACACTGTGGTATTATGACTTTGTTGAGTTCATTTATTCAGCTCTATAAATCCAAAAAAACTTGACCTAATGAGCtgatctctcactctttcccagGGATGTAATCACCATTGATAAAGCCACAGGGAAGATTAGCAAGCTGGGCCGCTCCTTCACCAGAGCCAGAGACTATGATGCTATGGGAGCACAGGTACACATTGATCCTAGACACTTGTGTTTACAGTGGCGCAATACAACTGAACATTGAATCAAGCTCCACTGAGTTAGTCAGCAGCACTGCTACCATGACTTTCTCTGCGTTAAAGTGAATTTACGATTGCCTAGGATTCATGTTTAATTATGGCTTCTGTGAGAGAAAGAAATCTACTGTTTGCGTTGTGCTCCTCCAGACACAGTTTGTCCAGTGTCCTGAGGGGGAGCTACAGAAGAGGAAGGAGGTGGTGCACACAGTGTCCCTCCATGAGATAGATGTCATAAACAGCCGTACACAGGGGTTCCTGGCCCTGTTCTCTGGTGATACCGGAGAGATCAAGTCTGAGGTCCGCGAACAGATTAATGCCAAGGTgtctgagtggagggaggagggcaaGGCTGAGATCATCCctggggtgagtgtgtgtgtttggtggtaTCCAAGACAGACTAAGCCTAGTCATGGACTTAAAAAGCTTGCTCAGTTCTCCATTGacagtgtttgtttgttttttttagtccaggactacaCTTAATCTATGCCTGGAAAACTGGCCTGAAATAGTCAGTGTTTAATGTTCAATTCAAAGCCTTTCTTGAGTGAGTTCTTCATTTGTGTCATTCCAGGTGCTGTTCATCGACGAGGTGCACATGCTGGACATGGAGTGTTTCTCTTTCTTGAACCGAGCCCTGGAGAGTGACCTTTCACCTGTCCTCATCATGGCCACCAACAGAGGCATCACACGGTAATCTTCTACCCTACAGTCTTCGACTGCTCCCACTATCATCTGGGTGTGGATATGGGCCACAGAAAGAACATGTTGGTGACATGTTTAGAACCAGCGTAAAGATAAAATATAATTTTGCCAGTAGTTTAAAGGGGCAATATGTGATTGGTTCATCCATTTTTAGAAGTTTAAATAATGATACTGTTTATACCATTTATTCTTGGAAGAATATAACTTAAGTCTAGCCTCATTAGtttagaacccaaaatataagcttgttttactccacaGTTTGTGAACAATGGGTCAATCATAGATGATTTCAATCCATTTCTGACTGacaccccttttgatttgaacgaaaccttccatacatgtttgcccatttctgaagtggtcagaaagttactttttggacttgaatgccaaaacattcaggagagtgctcaaagttgacccattttgcataccccaccctaccatgagacatccatgtcttcatcaccgAATAAGATAAATAGTCAGTCAGGTTTGATATAATTTGAATGTTTTTGAACAGGGTAATGGGACTATTTTAGAATATCttgaattgtatttttttgttgtaccTTTTAACATCCATGATCTAAAAATGTTTGTTCATATACAGTTCCGTGAAAAAGTATTAGCCCCCttgcagattttttaaatattttagcAGATTTTTTACAGTGAATGTTATCAGGTCTGatggagcctcccgagtggcgcagacgtcta is part of the Oncorhynchus clarkii lewisi isolate Uvic-CL-2024 chromosome 10, UVic_Ocla_1.0, whole genome shotgun sequence genome and encodes:
- the LOC139418753 gene encoding ruvB-like 2, whose product is MAAQMATTKVPEVRDITRIERIGAHSHIRGLGLDDALEPRQVSQGMVGQLASRRAAGLILEMIKDGHIAGRAVLIAGQPGTGKTAIAMGIAQSLGTDTPFTAMAGSEIFSLEMSKTEALSQAFRKAIGVRIKEETEIIEGEVVEIQIDRPATGTGAKVGKLTLKTTEMETIYDLGSKMIESLSKERVQAGDVITIDKATGKISKLGRSFTRARDYDAMGAQTQFVQCPEGELQKRKEVVHTVSLHEIDVINSRTQGFLALFSGDTGEIKSEVREQINAKVSEWREEGKAEIIPGVLFIDEVHMLDMECFSFLNRALESDLSPVLIMATNRGITRIRGTNYQSPHGIPIDLLDRLLIIATSPYTEKETRQILKIRCEEEDVELSEEAHTVLTRIGQETSLRYAIQLISTAGLVCRKRRGTEVQVEDIKRVYSLFLDESRSSQYMKEYQDSFLFNETTQPTMDTS